The Thermoanaerobaculia bacterium nucleotide sequence CGCCGCCTTCCCAGCCCACGCTTCCGAGCCCCGAGGAGCGGGCGATGCAGCGGCTGCGGATCACGAGTTCCGTGGCCTCGGGCGACGGACACTACCTGCGCCGATCGGACGGCCGTCACGGCGCGGTCGCGGACCCCCGCGAGATCGACGCCGCGCTCGACGACTACGCGGCGGTCATCAAGAAGAGCCGCACCGACGCGGACGCGAAGTGGAAGTACCTCCGGGCGACGTATTTCAAGGCCGAGTACACCGGATTGAGCGATTCGCAGAAGGCGGCGCTCTACGAACGGGCGATGCCGATCGCCGACGACGCGATCGCCGAGCAGCGGGCGCGGGCCGCCGCGAAATCGGGGGCCCGGCCGGCGGCCCTCGAGCCCGCCGAGATCGGGAAGGCCCTCGCGGGCGATGCGACGGCGGGAGAGACGTTCTTCTGGACGGCCGTCACGTGGGGACAGTGGTCGCTCGTGCACGGCAAGATGGCGGCGGTCCGGCAGGGGGTGGCGGGGAAGGTCCGGGACGACGCCCGGGCGACGATCGCGATCGACCCGAAGCTCGAAGACGCGGGAGGATACCGGGTGCTCGGCCGGCTCCACGCGGTCTCGCCCAAGGTGATCTTCTTCACGGGGTGGATCGATCGCGACGAGGCGATCAAGGATCTTCGGGAGGCCCTCCGCATCGCGCCCGACAATCTGGTCAACAAACTGTTCCTCGCGGAAGCGATCCACGAGTACTCGGAGGATCGGGCGCCGGCGGTGGATCTCCTCCGCGCGGTGCTCGCCGCGACTCCGCATCCGGACCACCTCGTCGAGGACGTGAAAGTGCAGGAGGATGCCCAACGGGATCTCCAGACGTGGGGCGCCTCGTAGGAGCCGCGGCGGCGGATCGGGCGCGCGCCTCGGTCCCGGGTCGTTTCCGCCGATCGTCTTTCGACTCGCGGCTCGCGACTATTCTCGCCGGTCGAGATCCCGCAGCAGCCGTTTCGCCGTCTTCCTGAGCACGGGATGCCGCCATCGGGGGGCGATCGCGGAGAGCGGTTCGAGGACGAAGCGCCGGAGGTGCATCCGGGGATGGGGGAGGGTGAGCCGCCGGCTCGCGACGACCTCGCCGCCGACGTCGAGCAGGTCGATGTCGAGCGTTCGGGGGCCGTTCCGGAAGGTCCGCGTTCGTCCGCCCCGGCGTTCGATGTCGCGGGTCGCGGCGAGGATCTCGGCGGGAGCGAGCCCCGTGCGGATCTCGGCGACGGCGTTCAGGAAAGGGCGCTGGTCGGCGTACCCTTCGGGCTCGGTTTCGAAGAAAGGCGACACGCGCACGATCGCGGCGACTCTTCCGAGTTCCCGGAGGGCGAACCGCAGGTGCGCGAACCGATTTCCGAGATTGCTTCCCAGGCCGAGATAGGCCGTCCGGTCAGAAGTCTTCTTCTTCCTCGCGCTCGTGAGTCTCGAGGGGCGGCTCCTCGTCCTCGAATTCTTCCTCCGGATAACCGGCGTGATCGATCGACTCTTCTTCTTCGTCGTGCCCATGGTCCTCGAAATCGCCGGCCTCGTCGGGCGCGACGACGATCGGAGCCATCCGGCGGGGCCGTGGAGCGGCCGAGGCGGAGTCTTCGGCGCTCCGCGCGTCGCGCTGGTTCGCGCCGCATTTCGGGCATACGGCTTCGGGCTTCCCCAGATCGTAGAACTTCGCCCGGCAATTGAAGCATTCGAATTTTTTCCCGAGATTCGGCATCCCACCCCCGAAGCGGGCCGACCGTATCACCCGGTTCCGGGGGCGTCAAGGATTCCCGCGGTTCCGGAAAATTTCCGCGTGCTACGCTTCGCCGGCTTGGGAAATCGCGCCGAATTCTTCGCGGTGGACGTGGCGGACGGCAGCTCCTCGGCGCGGCGGGGACGCCTCGTTCTCCCGCACGCGACCGTCGAAACCCCGGCATTCATGCCGGTGGGGACGCTCGGCGCGGTCAAGGGGATCCCGTTCGATCTGCTCGAGAGCTGGGACTGCCGTTTGATCCTCGCCAATACCTATCACCTCCTCCTCCGGCCGGGAGTCGAGGGGATCCGCCGGGCCGGGGGACTGCACCGGTTCACGGGGTGGCGCCGCGCCTTTCTCACCGATTCCGGGGGCTTCCAGGTGATGTCCCTCGCGGCGCAGCGCGAGATCGGCGAAGAAGGGGTGCGTTTCCGCTCGCATCTCGACGGATCCCCCGCCTTGCTGACGCCCGAGGTGGCGATGGAGCTCCAGGGCGCGTTCGGAACGGACGTCGCGATGTGCCTCGACGTCTGCCCGGCGCTTCCCGCGTCGAGGGGAGAAGTCGAGGACGCGGTCGCCCGAACCACGCGCTGGGCGGAACGCTGCCGCCGCGCCTGGCGGGGACCGGGGGAACTGTTCGGAATCGTCCAGGGCGGCACGGACGAGGAGCTGCGGCGCCGTTCGGCCGGGGAGATCGTCGCGCTCGACTTCGCGGGATACGCGATCGGAGGCGTGGCCGTCGGCGAGGAGAAGGAAGAGATCGCGCGGATCACCCGTGCGACCGCGGCGCTGCTCCCGTTCGACCGGCCGCGCTACTTGATGGGCGTCGGGACTCCCGGAGACCTCCTCGCGGGCGTCCGGGCCGGCATCGATCTCTTCGACTGCGTTCTGCCGACGCGGAACGGGCGCATGGGTCACGCCTACACGTCCGGCGGAAGCCTCGCCATCAAGAACGCCCGGCACGCCGAAGACGATCGGCCGCTGGATCCGGAGTGCGCGTGCCCGGTGTGCCGCCGGCACAGCCGGTCGTACCTCCGCCATCTCTTCGTCCTGAAGGACATCACGGCGCCGGTCCTCATCTCGATGCACAACGTTCACTTCTTCCTCGCGTGGATGGCGAGGATCCGCGACGCGATCGAGCAGGGGCGGCTGGCCGGGCTCGCGGCGCCGCCGGAAGGAAAGGAGGCCGCGTGACGGCCGGAAGGGGTCCCGGATGAGCGAAGAGACGATCGCCCTGGTGACGGGAGGAGGAACGGGCCTCGGCCGCGCGACGTCGCTCGCCCTCGCGGAGACGGGCCGCGCGGTCGCGCTCTTCTCGAGGTCGGCGGAGCACGTCGAGAGCGTCGCGGAGGAGATCCGCTCCCGCGGCGGGCGGGCGCTCGCGCTGACCGGCGACGTCCGCGACCCCGCCGCCGTCGAGGACGCCGTGGCGCGGACCGAGAGGGAGTTCG carries:
- the folK gene encoding 2-amino-4-hydroxy-6-hydroxymethyldihydropteridine diphosphokinase → MGSNLGNRFAHLRFALRELGRVAAIVRVSPFFETEPEGYADQRPFLNAVAEIRTGLAPAEILAATRDIERRGGRTRTFRNGPRTLDIDLLDVGGEVVASRRLTLPHPRMHLRRFVLEPLSAIAPRWRHPVLRKTAKRLLRDLDRRE
- a CDS encoding FYDLN acid domain-containing protein, with the translated sequence MPNLGKKFECFNCRAKFYDLGKPEAVCPKCGANQRDARSAEDSASAAPRPRRMAPIVVAPDEAGDFEDHGHDEEEESIDHAGYPEEEFEDEEPPLETHEREEEEDF
- the tgt gene encoding tRNA guanosine(34) transglycosylase Tgt encodes the protein MGNRAEFFAVDVADGSSSARRGRLVLPHATVETPAFMPVGTLGAVKGIPFDLLESWDCRLILANTYHLLLRPGVEGIRRAGGLHRFTGWRRAFLTDSGGFQVMSLAAQREIGEEGVRFRSHLDGSPALLTPEVAMELQGAFGTDVAMCLDVCPALPASRGEVEDAVARTTRWAERCRRAWRGPGELFGIVQGGTDEELRRRSAGEIVALDFAGYAIGGVAVGEEKEEIARITRATAALLPFDRPRYLMGVGTPGDLLAGVRAGIDLFDCVLPTRNGRMGHAYTSGGSLAIKNARHAEDDRPLDPECACPVCRRHSRSYLRHLFVLKDITAPVLISMHNVHFFLAWMARIRDAIEQGRLAGLAAPPEGKEAA